Genomic window (Nisaea sp.):
GTTGGCACGGGCGCGTCCCCCCGGGCGGCTCTGGCGATGGTTGATATCTCCGAGGAAGTGCAGAGCCGTGCGGCCGCAGAAGAGGAAGCGCGCAGCAGAAGGCGCCGGAACGAGGATTTGCTCGCCTCGATCAATCTGCAGACCACTCCATTCTGGCGGCGCGACGAAAACCTGCATATCCGCTTTGCGAATATCGCGGCGGATATCATCGATCTGGATTCAGAATCGGCGCGGGATACCTCGCGGCGCGCCCGCCGGCTTGGGGCACCCTATTCGGAAAGCCGGTTTATCGTGGTTGACGGCGAACGTCGGCTGTTCGAGGTGACCGAAGCACCGAGCCCGGATGTGCGCGGGACTGTCGGCTGGGCCATTGATGTAACGTCTCTGGAAGAGTCGCAGGCCGAGATCGCGCGGCATATCGCAGCGCATGAAGACGTCCTTGAGGGGCTGTCCACGGCGATCGCGATTTTTGGCCCGGACAAGCGGCTGAAATTCTTTAACAGCGCTTTCGCGGAACTTTGGCAAGTCGATCCGGCGCAGCTCGACGCCGACCCGACCATCACGGAGTTTCTTGAATTGCTGCGCGAGTTGCGCCGGCTGCCGGAGCAATCGGATTTCCGGGCTTACCGGGATCACTGGAACGGGCTCTTCACGCGCCTGATCGATCCGATGGAGGATTTCTTCTTCCTGCCGGATGATCGGACATTGCGCATGGTGGTGATGCCGCACCCTTTCGGAGGGCTGTTCCTGACCTTCGAAGATGTGACCGATCGGCTTGCCCTGGAGCGGAACTACAACACCTTGAACGAGGTGCAGCGCGAGACCATCGACAATCTTGCCGAAGGCGTTGTCGTGTTCGGCGCGGACGGGCGCATGACCCTGTCCAATCCGATCTTCCTCAGTATGTGGGATCTCGACCCGGATTTCCGGGATCAATCTCTTCATGTGTCGGAAGTCCTTGATGCCATGCGGCCTCTTTTCCCGCCTCTGGAGGAGCGTGACTGGGACGACTACAAACAGGAATTCTCTGCCCGGTTTGCCGACAGGGTGTCCGAGCATGGCCGCACCGAGCGCCCAGATGGAACCGCCCTTGAATACTCTTTCGTCCCGTTGCCCGATGGCGCGACGCTGGTCAATTTCCTGGACGTGACGGATACCCTGAATGTGCAGCGTGCCTTGCAGGACCGGAACGAGGCGCTGGAAACGGCGGACCGGCTGAAGAGCGAGTTCATCGCGAATGTTTCTTACGAGCTGCGCACGCCGCTGAATGCGATCATCGGATTTGCCGAGATGCTCAACGATGGCTATGTCGGTGACGTCACCGAGAAGCAGCGGGAATATCTGAAAGCCATTCTTGATTCATCAGGGCGGCTCTCGTCATTGATCGGCAACATTATTGATCTTGCCTCTATTGAGGCGGGCTACCTGACACTCGATCCGCAGGAGCTTGATGTCCGCGAGGTCGCCGATGCGGCGATCTTGCTGATAGAGGAAAGAGCCCGCAGCCAAGGCGTTGAGATTGAAGTAGATGTCGATGAAGCGGTGTCCGGGATCGAGGCGGACGACCGGCGGTTGCGGCAAATCCTGTTCAATCTGATGTCCAGCGCGCTGCAGTTTACGACGCAAGGGGAGCGCATAAATCTCTCCGTACGCGCACAGGGCGACGATATTCTGTTTTCTGTCATGGATGAGGGCAGCGGCGTGCCGGACGAAATGCGCAACCTGATTTTTGAAGCCTTTTCCGGACCTGATCGGGGTGGCAGGGCGCAGGGGCCGGATCTGGCGCTGCCACTTGTCCGGCGTCTGGTCGAGCTGCATGGCGGGGCCATGTCGGTGGAGCCGGTCGAGGGGGCAGGTCTGTGTATTCAGTGCCGTCTGCCGCGTCATGCCGCCACGCCGGACGAGACGACAATATCGGCAGGTGAGCTGGTCCTATGACATCAGGCGCAGAGTTGGTGCGCCTTGTCCTCAGCGGGCAATCGGCAACGGAGCATCTGGCTCGCGCCTGTGCCGGCTTCGCCACACCGGGCTGTGTTTTTCTGCTTTCTGGCGGTCTCGGCGCTGGCAAGTCGACATTCGCCCGCGCCTTCATCCGTCGTCTGATCGGGGCGGACGAAGAGGTGCCAAGTCCGAC
Coding sequences:
- a CDS encoding PAS-domain containing protein — protein: MNSLAQGISSNPFTAVVLAFALASAVALGAIQFLYLSRFKALRAERDALAAALDGRDAALQMPYVGVIGLITDNMSGDESVLRYVSPSVCTLLRADAERLQTIDDIAGYLAEGSGVTLGSAVRALMAEGKAFSFVAEIRNGSRALKVSGIPVEVGTGASPRAALAMVDISEEVQSRAAAEEEARSRRRRNEDLLASINLQTTPFWRRDENLHIRFANIAADIIDLDSESARDTSRRARRLGAPYSESRFIVVDGERRLFEVTEAPSPDVRGTVGWAIDVTSLEESQAEIARHIAAHEDVLEGLSTAIAIFGPDKRLKFFNSAFAELWQVDPAQLDADPTITEFLELLRELRRLPEQSDFRAYRDHWNGLFTRLIDPMEDFFFLPDDRTLRMVVMPHPFGGLFLTFEDVTDRLALERNYNTLNEVQRETIDNLAEGVVVFGADGRMTLSNPIFLSMWDLDPDFRDQSLHVSEVLDAMRPLFPPLEERDWDDYKQEFSARFADRVSEHGRTERPDGTALEYSFVPLPDGATLVNFLDVTDTLNVQRALQDRNEALETADRLKSEFIANVSYELRTPLNAIIGFAEMLNDGYVGDVTEKQREYLKAILDSSGRLSSLIGNIIDLASIEAGYLTLDPQELDVREVADAAILLIEERARSQGVEIEVDVDEAVSGIEADDRRLRQILFNLMSSALQFTTQGERINLSVRAQGDDILFSVMDEGSGVPDEMRNLIFEAFSGPDRGGRAQGPDLALPLVRRLVELHGGAMSVEPVEGAGLCIQCRLPRHAATPDETTISAGELVL